From a region of the bacterium genome:
- the ispE gene encoding 4-(cytidine 5'-diphospho)-2-C-methyl-D-erythritol kinase, with protein MTAPELRIACPAKVNLRLEVLARRADGYHELQMANAPLALADELVVRAGAPGVRLVIEGADLAADETNLAYRAARAVMEWSGTGTGTGTGTWNRGTTDGDGDSLNPQSSILNPRGSSILNPLHAGVDLRLTKRIPVAAGLGGGSSDAAAAILAAERALGVTLSDDERLSIATRLGADVPFFLQTHGAIVRGIGEIVIPIEIAREIPVVLLNPRFGVSTAEVYAACADALRLPQEPAALPEPLVIDGAAGAAALLRNDLEAIVAARHPEIEVMKRLLIDAGAVAAMMTGSGPTVFGLFETEPGAEMLAKAQTRGFLAITTSIVPRAPVFVD; from the coding sequence ATGACCGCGCCCGAACTCCGCATCGCCTGTCCCGCCAAGGTGAACCTGCGCCTGGAGGTGCTGGCCCGCCGAGCGGACGGCTACCACGAATTGCAAATGGCCAACGCACCGCTGGCGCTTGCGGACGAGCTTGTCGTACGCGCCGGAGCGCCGGGCGTGCGGCTTGTCATCGAGGGCGCGGACCTGGCGGCGGATGAAACGAACCTGGCGTATCGCGCGGCGCGGGCGGTGATGGAATGGTCGGGCACGGGCACGGGAACGGGCACGGGCACGTGGAATCGCGGGACCACGGATGGGGATGGGGATTCACTCAATCCTCAATCCTCAATCCTCAATCCTCGCGGATCCTCAATCCTCAATCCTCTCCATGCCGGCGTCGATCTGCGCCTGACCAAACGCATTCCCGTCGCGGCGGGACTTGGCGGCGGGTCGTCCGACGCGGCGGCAGCGATCCTTGCGGCCGAGCGCGCGCTCGGCGTGACGCTGTCGGATGACGAGCGCCTGTCGATCGCGACGCGCCTTGGCGCGGATGTGCCGTTTTTTCTGCAAACGCACGGCGCGATCGTGCGCGGCATCGGCGAGATCGTCATCCCCATCGAGATCGCGCGCGAGATTCCTGTCGTGCTGCTGAACCCCCGATTCGGCGTATCGACGGCGGAGGTCTATGCCGCGTGCGCGGATGCGCTGCGTCTTCCGCAAGAGCCGGCCGCGCTGCCCGAGCCGCTTGTCATCGACGGCGCGGCGGGCGCGGCGGCGCTTTTGCGCAACGATCTGGAGGCCATCGTGGCGGCGCGGCATCCGGAAATCGAGGTGATGAAACGGCTGCTGATCGACGCGGGCGCCGTCGCCGCGATGATGACGGGCAGCGGCCCGACGGTCTTCGGGCTCTTTGAAACCGAACCGGGTGCGGAGATGTTGGCGAAGGCGCAAACGCGCGGATTCCTGGCGATCACGACAAGCATTGTCCCGCGCGCGCCGGTTTTTGTAGACTGA
- the hemB gene encoding porphobilinogen synthase gives MTFPTQRPRRLRRTEALRSLVRETRLAPEDLVAPLFVRPGKDVAEPIGSMPGQFRLSVDRLVAEARTLAELGAGGLILFGIPETKDATGSSGYAPDGIVPTAVRAVKDAVPDLVVACDVCLCEYTDHGHCGVIKNGDVDNDATLPLLAKAAVAYADAGADIVAPSDMMDGRVGAIRRALDESGHAGVPIMSYAAKFASAFYGPFREAADSTPSFGDRRSYQMDAANSDEAMREIALDIEEGADIVMVKPALPYLDIIARARDRFDVPIAAYNVSGEYSMLKAAAEKGWLDHDRVMMESLLAIRRAGASIILTYFAKDAARLL, from the coding sequence ATGACTTTTCCAACGCAGCGACCGCGCCGGCTTCGGCGCACGGAGGCCCTTCGGAGCCTCGTGCGCGAGACGCGCCTTGCACCCGAAGACCTTGTCGCACCGCTTTTCGTGCGGCCGGGCAAGGACGTGGCTGAGCCGATCGGCTCGATGCCCGGACAGTTCCGGCTCTCGGTCGATCGCCTCGTCGCGGAGGCACGCACGCTTGCCGAGCTTGGCGCCGGCGGTCTCATCCTTTTCGGCATTCCCGAAACCAAGGACGCGACCGGTTCGTCGGGTTACGCGCCCGATGGCATCGTGCCGACGGCCGTGCGGGCGGTGAAGGACGCCGTGCCGGATCTGGTGGTGGCGTGCGACGTGTGCCTTTGCGAATACACCGACCACGGCCATTGCGGTGTCATCAAGAACGGCGATGTGGACAACGACGCCACGCTGCCGCTTCTGGCGAAAGCCGCCGTCGCCTACGCCGATGCCGGCGCCGATATCGTGGCGCCGAGCGACATGATGGACGGGCGCGTTGGCGCGATCCGCAGGGCGCTTGACGAATCGGGCCACGCGGGCGTGCCGATCATGTCGTACGCCGCGAAGTTCGCGAGCGCGTTTTACGGCCCGTTCCGCGAGGCGGCCGACAGCACGCCGAGCTTCGGCGACCGCCGCTCCTATCAGATGGACGCGGCGAACAGCGACGAGGCCATGCGCGAGATCGCGCTCGATATCGAGGAGGGCGCGGACATCGTCATGGTCAAACCCGCCCTGCCGTATCTGGATATCATCGCCCGCGCGCGCGACCGCTTTGACGTGCCGATCGCGGCGTACAACGTCTCCGGCGAGTATTCGATGCTCAAGGCCGCCGCCGAAAAGGGCTGGCTCGACCACGACCGCGTCATGATGGAATCGCTTCTGGCGATCCGGCGCGCCGGCGCGTCGATCATTCTCACCTACTTTGCAAAGGACGCCGCGCGCCTGCTTTAA
- a CDS encoding NADH:flavin oxidoreductase, protein MTARIDEPMVIGGVAVRNRLYRAPVLEGAGRAKDPAGEYAKHFVPNAKAGVGLIVQGNTIVLPEGRTSPGMSGITGREQVLALAPMVRQVHEAGARIAVQLGHGGAYSLESWHREFVAARTHLPFAPGRLPFPQRWFHGGVHVMTTGEVEALAARFGVVAAWAREAGYDAVQLAGSNAKLLHLFLSRRYNRRDDKYGGSLENRFRLIAEIRAAIAREAGEDFPVWLKFPACEGRGISRTEGITIARLAEDAGFSALTPVIA, encoded by the coding sequence ATGACCGCCCGCATTGACGAACCCATGGTCATCGGCGGCGTCGCGGTGCGCAACCGGCTCTACCGGGCGCCGGTGCTCGAGGGCGCGGGCCGCGCGAAAGACCCCGCCGGGGAATACGCGAAACACTTCGTGCCGAACGCGAAGGCGGGCGTGGGGCTTATCGTCCAGGGCAACACCATCGTGCTGCCCGAGGGACGCACCTCGCCGGGCATGTCGGGCATCACCGGGCGCGAACAGGTGCTGGCGCTTGCGCCGATGGTGCGCCAGGTGCACGAGGCGGGCGCGCGCATCGCCGTTCAGCTTGGCCACGGCGGCGCGTATTCGCTCGAGAGCTGGCATCGCGAGTTTGTCGCGGCGCGCACGCATCTTCCGTTCGCGCCGGGTCGCCTGCCGTTCCCGCAGCGTTGGTTTCACGGCGGCGTGCACGTCATGACGACCGGCGAGGTCGAGGCGCTCGCCGCGCGTTTCGGCGTCGTCGCCGCATGGGCGCGCGAGGCGGGTTACGACGCGGTGCAGCTTGCCGGCAGCAACGCAAAGCTGTTGCACCTTTTCCTGTCTCGCCGCTACAACCGCCGCGACGACAAGTACGGCGGCTCGCTCGAAAACCGCTTTCGCCTGATCGCCGAAATCCGCGCGGCAATCGCGCGCGAGGCGGGCGAGGATTTTCCGGTGTGGCTGAAGTTTCCCGCGTGCGAAGGGCGCGGCATTTCGCGCACGGAAGGCATCACGATCGCGCGCCTCGCGGAGGATGCCGGATTTTCCGCGCTGACGCCGGTCATCGC